Within Ciona intestinalis unplaced genomic scaffold, KH HT000076.2, whole genome shotgun sequence, the genomic segment CAAGGGTCAATTAAAACCCATGTGAACTCGGAAATGAAATCCTTCTTTATTGCGTGCATTTTCCCACTGCCCGTTTCCTTTTCAGTCTCCGTCGCCATTGCGTCGCTCTAACCCGTTTAAAGAACAAAGCATTTACTTACAAGCTTTGATGTGGTGTGGTAGACTACTGGGGAACTGAAGCCACCCGCAATGTATTTCGACTCCACACGACCTAAACACGAGTCTGCAACTTATTAAAGCTGTCAGAAAATATAATTCAGGAACGTTTTAAACTGGCCAGCATTTTAAgtgttttctattaaaaaaaaaacgccgATGTGTACGTCGATTTGAATGTAATATGCAAAATTGTTCAACTGTCTTTTTAAACGCATAAACACGCGCTATGATGAAAcgaaatttattacagtttattCGCAGTCGAATCCAAACGTTTAGTTAAATGTGACGCATGCGTTGTGTTATTTGCTGTTTAACAGCCGTATTAGGAATAATTATGTCGCTTTCATGTGGAAAGTAATATGGTTGATCATGTATATTCTGCGTCATTTGAAAGGCTAGCGTTTATTGTAAACACCTAAATAGGATGACATGTAGTATTTTGTGAGAATGTGGATTACTAGTAAAAGTAGTTTCCAGAAAAGATTGCGCAAGACACTTCCAATCCATCACTGCCTCCGAAGAAGCACTATGCACGTTTCATAATAGTGGGCGTGATCCAAACTAACGAGTAAATATCCCTGCACAAACTGCGGACAAACTACAATGCCATAAGTTGTGTGCTGGCTATGCCACGCCAAACATTAGATCCCTTGTTATTCCTAGCGCTGCGGTTTACTCAGCACCCCCGGTAGCCCAGCTGCAAACGCCCGACAAAGGATTTCGTGTGTACGGTCAACTGGCTGACCAAAGTACACATAAACCCGTGTGCTTGGCTGGTCTTTCTGTTTAAATCATATCTGcatgttaaattaaacaacaccAGTTTGCACAAACCCCCcatatttatgacgtcactgaagAGTATTAATCCCTCGTTGCCCAGCAACTGTTTCCTAGTAACGCTGGCGGCAGCGGAGTCGTAACCGGAGTTGGCTTAATGCTGACGCATTTCAATGCGTTTGTGACGGAATAATGTATCGGTCGCTTGAATGGTTTCAATAGATGCGCAGTCCATTGTACGAGCCAACGGTCGGTCTCGCCTTACTTTCACCCGCTTTGTCGAAGCACTTGTTATTACTGCCGGGCCTCATTCGACCCTTTTGTTCGTGCCACTTCAAAATGCACGAGATGCGATGAAAACATTCCTCCGTGGCGAAAGCAATCCGCTAGAAATAGCAGGATGCCAACCTGGCAACAGTCTGACAGGCTAGACTGTCAGTTTCGCTGCTGTACTTTTCCTGGTAACACAGACTCGTTCATTACAACGCACATTTCCCGGTAATAAAACCATATGCATGAAGTTAAGCATTACGAAGTGAACAAGTTTGGGTACAATTAAAAACGTCTTGGTAGCTTTTAATGTTGAGTTACCTATTTCGGACTCGGACCCAGTACTGATATATTGCAAAAGCCTATTTGTTTGTACCATTTGtactatatttattcaatCGTTGAACGCGttgtgaaacaaatttatttcctCAAATAGAACTCTAGCGCCCTCTGTGTCAGTTCCGCATTCAAATCcctgtaatttatattttctagtTGACCTTCATCGGAAACAGCATTAGGGTACATTCTATTTCactgtttttgtgtttatgaTTTTCACACGTTATACTCTTCATATGAGAAGTAGTATTCGAGTGTTCGGCGGCCGCTGTCGAGATTTTAAAGTCCATAGTGATTCATGCGACGGCGACGACTCAGAAGCCGCGGGTCGCGATTTCTTTTGTcatagttacgtcacaattgcatTTCAATTGGTTTCCTCTCGGCGAAAATGACGTAAGAGCGGCGGCGTGCAACAGCGTTCGCACCGCGGCGGAAGAATTATTGGATGTGCCCCATTACCAAAGTTGATGGTTTCAAAACGCTCATTACCTGATGCTGCGTACGTGCAACCAAGCTTCGAGTATGTGGATTCCGTCTTTCGGCAGGCGAGACAGCATACGACGCGATTGTGAAGCAGGGCCACTGATTTTGCTATTTCGAAAGGTCGGATTTCGTGATTCTGACACCGATAAGAAATGGTAATACGATTATCATGCGTCTCCGTTAAAGAACACCAAGAAATGTCAGCCCGCTAATCTCTTCGCACAAGTAGCTGATGTTAATTTGGATGACGGCCAATCTGCAGTGTCCGTATTATTGCGGTATTAATTTCCACGTAGCGATTTAATCGCAGATACGTGCCGTCACCGGGACAGACGTCCAAGACGTAATATTTCAGTGTAATGGTCGGTCGTGGCAGGAAAATCGTGCATCCCAAAGTTCAAAGGCCCTGCTCCTAACAAGGCTAATTAGCGCTATACATCCTGTTAATCGCGCCATATCTGAGTAATTACGAACGACTCGGCTGCACGCGGCCAATTGGCGATGCCGTAACGTGCACTTGCCTTGCCTAATTCGGACGCTACCAGCGGAATTAGAACATGTAATTGCTGCCACACCTTAAAAAGCAAGGGGTAGGCCCGTGCATGGCGAATTAGTGCAATTATGATTAATTTCCTTATTTTAAGTTAGCCCTGAAAGTCACTTTGTTATGACTGTGGTTGACAGCGGCTGACAAAAACAAAGCACCTACATAGATCAACATTGCGATAAACGAAACACTCCCCACCGCGTTATGAGCTTGcatttttgttggttaaagttgatttaaaGTTCCCGTGTTGCAGGTGGTCCCACTGCATTCcatctaaatttaaaacttgtttacaccacagtattaaaataacatgcaaATCCTATTGCTTTTCAAAAATGCGTAACAACTACAAACTAACTTTCAGTAGTCTAACCAACGCGCCGAGCAAAAAACGACCGATGTTAGTGCTTCTGGCATACACGTTCTAGCATATTCGTTGTCGTATTccaagagacaaataaaagtcatGTTATGCATAGTAGGCAGGGGTAAAATGATCCATGTTTTCATGCTCTTTTatggtcccatttggtagtaaacaaagattatttacagatttaaataaccatatccccacgacttttAAAGGGCGTcgttaactgttaaaatacgattagaaaatatttaatttaatgtgcTAACAGCatccatctcaccccacagtactataaaaaatgtaatcgTATTCAGTAGACTTACTATTAAAAGTTGTTGCAAAAAACacaattcctttttttaattccagACGGCACGAGTAGCGTTACGACGCCCCCACCCGACGCAGAAGATTCTTGGCAAAGCCTTCAACGTCTTTACAGTTTCCACTGTAAACCCGACAGCAAAGTGGAGTCAGACGGCGATTCAAATGAAACGAGGAAAAATGCAATTAATGAGATAAGAAACAAAGCTCTTGGAGAACTAAGAAGCAGTTCTCTAAGTCCATCAGTGATTAGTAGCATATCAAATGCAGCATCAATAAGTAAGacttttaaattcatttatttttattgaataaaatgtgaaaaaaatatttttgaaactaaagtttaacaaaattgtgtttttaactaaaatttctctttttaataattaaatgtgaaaacaatttttttggacTCAAAATTGtgttattgatttaaaaatctttttaaggaataaaatatggaaaaaattgttttggactaaaattttaacaaaattgtatttgtaacttaaaatatatcaaacaatttcattttaaatttgccaatttttatcgttttttttttcgttttagaATCAGCATTGGATTCAATCCCAAGACTTGATAATGCTGTTTCTATGGTCCCTCGTCTGACCGGTCTCACAGTTCAAAATGCGATCTTACAAAGACAGAAGCAAATTAtggaacaacaacaacagcaaaggGAAGGAGAAAAACTGGTAGCGGAACTTCCAGTTGTGGTAAGTTAAACCGGTTCCAGCTGCCTCAAACCTGTTTAGCAGTGTAAATTTTTCCTGTTTTGACTACCAGTTTTTATCGGAACAGACTagtttttaccagaaaaaatACCTTTAACCTAATTCAACACAAATTCTTTACATATCTGAAGTACTACTCATTAAAAAACAGCCTAAAAACGCTTTTAGTATGTTTATTTGCATTAATGAACAAAGCAATTTaccaacaatattttttagccCCCAAGTGGCCAGTATATGAGTGTACGACGAAGAACTTTACAGTCAAACGTACCAAAGCCACACCAGTGCCAAATTTGCGGGTCAAGATTTACAAGGTAAGTGAATATGATCCACAGTTGTTATATATGTGGGCATGCCataggacctgagatttaggtgcTATTTATACTTATACACCATTAAtaccattaaaaaaacacttttaaagtaaaaaaaaaacatttttaatataacagcCTTTAAATTTCAACCCATTTTTATACAGATTCCACAACTTAAAGCAGCATATTAAGCTTCACTCTGGTATCAAACCATACGAATGCGACGAGTGTGGAAAACGATTTACAAGGAACTACACATTAAGGTTGCACAAAATGAAGGTAAATAAAACCCCCTAAACGATGATGTAATTTTGGGTGTGCCGACTGTGACTCATTTACGTGTAAGAAATGTTTACATAGACAACTTTACTCCTTATTAATCCTAAGTCAAATAAGGTGTATCGCTAGTAGTGTTCAAGTCTGGTACAGATTAATATGTGCTAAGTATAACGGTCACACATTGTAtctttagtagggtgggggaagagggacctttagcacataatatctaaatatcctgatcatgttttaaacaattaacaacggtctatgggagtcgtgaagatatgtttttataattctttgaatgttttttctttactaccaaatggaacgagaaaatagaatgaaaaactgtcccatctttccccaccctattatatctAATATTCAACATATAATtgtgtaaataatttaaacaactgtcgttttaaatttacttctACTTTTTGTTCTTTACACAGTAATCATATTTTCTTTACAATAaccaaaaagataaaattatgttaaaataattctgTATAAATTTTCACActttcttaaatttaaaaaatagactTCTGTCTCTACTTTATCATTAATGATATTCAAATTTTCATACTTTGCTTCAACAGAACTTAACCTCCAACTTCTTTATTTCTTCTATATTTCTTCTTCCTTCCTCCTATTACTTCACTAAGTGTAAGTTTCCTTTTTCTGCATGCGCACATATTCACCTACTAAGTAACgtatgttataactcgtaagccagcacaaggtgtatgaaacagaacactagtgttatattgactgtcgttaccctgccacgcaaagataaataatcgGTTACCACCACTAAGTACAAtgtaaaaattcattttttaggtaatcagtgatttaattatttaacaagactaaatagttacattcattcatatggTTTAAACATGCATGTAACATTCCAACTTTTATATTCAGCATGTTGGAATCCGTAACTTCAGATGCGGTACATGCGATGCCAGCTTCACAAGCCTTGGTGAATTCAGAGCTCACTTGCGTATCACCATGCATTCCCATATGCCTATCAATGGTAAGGCATTATATAAGCTTTGGTCTcatatatagtaatgtggggtaagatggaacacctttggcacataatatccaaatattctaatcgcgTTTTAGataataacaacagtctatggcaGTCAtgaatatatgtttttgtaattctttaaatgttttttgtttactaccaaatggaacgtgaaaatagaatgaaaatgtttcccatctttccccacctttcTATATAACAGTATAGGTTCCATAAGGAGAATCTTTTTTATGGGTTCCATTTGTAAGTCACCTATTTTATGGATTTTATAATTGTGGTCACTTTTTATGGATCGCAAATTTTAAGTTACTAATTTATGGGTCCCAAAATTTCAGTTACTTTTTATGGGTCGCAATTTTTagaattacttttttatgggTCCCAATATTTAGGATTACTTTTTTATGGGTCCCAATATTTAGGATTACTTTTTTATGGGTCCCATTTTTAGGTCACATTTTCACCAATCCACAATCAAATTGaccgaatttttttttaacaaaaatatatttgttttaggGTTAAATGGGAATTCACCCAGCTTAATGGAACCCGAAGATCTGAGTTCGGCCCCAGCACCACAAGGGGTTAGCAAGTTCAACCATTTTGACGCTGCTCTGCTTCGTTACGGGGTTGGGTCCCCTGGTAGTAGTGGGGGCGGGGCTGCAGGCGAGGGGTCAACTGGAACCATCTCGCCCCTGGGGCATGGGGCTATGATTCCTGGGACAGGGGAATCCCCAGAAAGGAGCGATCGCTCTTTAAGCGGCTCGCCTGAGGATTTATCTACCAAGAGACCTCTGTCTGATATtgaaggtaattttttttttttttataaattatataaattttaaaattaacatattttttatcagtaaaatataaaattcttaCCAGTTTTGGGCAATATTTTTAAGTACTGAAAACAGAAActtatgtttcatattttggaTATctcaataatattttatcagtAAAGTATAACATCATTACCAATTTTTACATTACTTTTAACAAATACCAATAGcataaaaacgtatttttgatttttcgggtttcttaatatattatttttttcacagacaAACATCATGAATCAGTTGAAACAATCGCTGAATATTCTGACCATGATTCCACAACACAAGGTGTGTTTGTATGAATAAGCTTGTAACTAACACCTGTTAAAAATGtccaattttaatttattttcaagttttttatatcaattattaaattttaacgaaaaattaaacttttttttagaatcCAATCTCGATTCTCCAAAACGTCGCAAACTTTCCGGGATTCCCCTGTACCAGGAATCCTCACAAACAGAAAACGACGAAGATGAGCCAATGTCGCTCGTGATCGACACTTCACGGGATTGACTCACACCCGTGAAACTTTCCTTCACAATCGTCCAGATTACatgaaaatcaaaatttccCAAACTtccgaaaaaaaattttccgaATCGAAGAAAATTCGGCcagaaatacaaaatacaataacccagtttaaaacaatgacGGTGTGAAAATATAGTGCTTATAAGTGAACCGTACTATGCCGAAACACTTCAGATGGCCCTATGCTTTGCCGTCAAGCTCACTGTAGTTTTAACTGTGACCTATAATCTGTGCTTTTTCTGCTGTCATGGGATCTGGCATCCCGTTTTTGCCGTTCACACAAAAAGTGAGCGTCgcatattgttgttttgtcacgtGTACtcttatatttatgtatatttttattcttattacACAGCGTGTATTTATTGTTCACTTCAATTCGTAATACGCGACATTTTTTTGCCCGAATAGTTTCaagtaatttatacaaaaaaaaacacacaaaccGATACTTAACAAAAGGTactattatatacatttaaactgCCGTTCATGTTTTGCACTTTTCTAATGGTCCTAACCAATGCACAATATCAAAATCACATTTTCTATACCCCGGTGCCTTTCCAGTCTATATACCTTCCTACCCGAGTGCCTAATTCTGATTTAACCATTCCAATAATGCggttctttttataaaatcggtGCTACTTCGCCACCCGTTTTGTTTTCCTCTCTTCCCTTGCCGTTTTGCATGCTGTACAGAGTTTCACTCCTTTTCGTAGCAAGTAGATTTCTTTGTGCTGCTTAGTCGAACTTTCTCGTGATTTTTTCATCAATACTCCGTAAAAACTCCGctaaaaaactgatttttaaaTCGTACACAATCACGTTCAAAAAAGTGCCTCACGAAATATATGTACCAATCCCCCTAGCCACCCTTAAGAGCTGTTCCATTTTTGTAACAGTTTGTCCCCCTTTGCACACGACCTCACAACTAACTAACAAACAAAAGTGCCTTAAAAGCAATCGCAAAAATTCCTAATTCCGTAGTTTGTGCCTTGCTTTATTTTCCTTGTAAATCAAACGTCTAGTTATATGTTCCATAATTTTTAGAGTACATTCCTGTGCCCAAATACATAGAGTTTGTCGTAACCATGTGTTGTACCTTGTAGAAGGATTAGTGTCAGTTTCCTATCCAGCGCTACGAAATGATTACCGAAAAAAGTTCATCGAATTGTGTTAAGATACACACtagttatgttttgtaaaatacccTGAACGTTGGGAGCTGTGAGGATACGATCTaagtgtttctttgtttactacaaaatgggacgaaaaaatagaacaaaaatgtgtcccattttccccaccctactgtaccaacttttaaaatatcttaaatCTCATTTAGACTAATAAACCCAAAACTTTAACTTATTTTCTGCTACATTATGCCCccatttatgttttgtaaataacacTTCTACAGTCGCTAGTACTGCAGTAATCAAGTAATCAGCACTCAGCGCCGAGCGGGTTTATTCGTTTTCTTGCCTTTTTTCCCTTTCTTGCAGTTGTTACGTAACAGTAGACATGCGAATCGGTTAGTTTACATTAAGAGTAATATGTACGTTAgaaactagttttatttaaGGTTTTCTACGTGAAGTAAATTTAGGTAGACAGTATATTTACatcagtatatatagtagtataTTGTGGTGTTagttttatgatttgattatattgtttgaaaaattgttttaaacacgaggAACATGTAGTAAGGtagggggaaatgggacacctttggcacgtaatatccaaatatcctgatcgtgttttaatcaattaacaacagtctatgggagttgtgaggatacggttttataattatttgaattttctatttttatacttccaaatgcgacgagataaaacaaaaagtgtcccatcttcccccattctactctatgttttaaataaacggGGACGTTTAATCTGCCgaagaaaatttttttatgtcatGTGTATATTGAAACGGTTCACATCTTGGCTCACAGTTATGAAATATTGATAATACTCTTCATAAAACTTGGCTTGCgtgtattgaaataaatattctcgcgtggcggggcaaagTTGATacgggtgttgtgtttaaCACATATCAGGCGTGCGTACCAGTTAACACATATATGACTTTGTGGaggatttatatatatagagtagggtggggaaagacgggacacttttagtacataatatctaaatattttgattgtgttttaaacaattaacaatggtatatgggagtcgtaaagatacggttttataattctttgaacgttctttgtttactaccaaatggcacgagaaaataaaaaagtgtcccatcttccccatcctactatatagtggggtggggaaagataggacatttttttgctctattttctcgttccattgggtagtaaacaaagaaaagttgtcaaaacaaaactttgaaTCTGATTTTGTATTCAGGCAACGAGTAAAAACGATCGTTGTATTTGGTCGCATGTTAGGTAAGACAGTGGCAATAAACGAACGAAAATCATAATCGGAACAGAAAACGTCATTTCTTTATATTGAAGTCTTGGATTAAAAGGTCAGTAACGTTTTGGAAACTTAGcggcaaaaaaataaaaccgtttttttGCGGTTATTGTACTTAATTTTTGgcacaaatttttttttagcgaaattgaaaaataaatgaaaaaattctgGGAGTTGTGAAAAAATCTGGAGAAGGGTTAATATGATTGGGTTTTAACcgctgtttttatataaaaacgtCTGAATTGAGTGAAAGTACAGAATATATCTTTCAGACGAGTGATAATTGTGTGTAATGTCCACAACGACGGTAACTTAAGAGCAATACGCAGAGAAACaggtaaaatattaactttcaGGCTTTTTGTGTGGGGGTTGGAGCACCCCGAACCCATTAAAATGGGTTCAACAGGTTACCCAAAGGGGTTAATTGCCTAGGGGTACCAAAGGGGGCAGCGTAGTAACTTGGCACAACTTGGCACAGTAGAACCAGTATTATACAAGCATGAGACACCTTGAACACCAAGATTTTGAtgattttgacttttttttcgAGAAATCTATGTTAAAAGCTACAACCGTGGCCAAAGCAAAAATGGTagcttcatttaaaaaattaaatggaaAATTTTTTTCCGCAAAGAggttacaaatttttaattttttttctttatttcatcCCCGGTCTTTTCTCTCTGCGTTGAAGTTCTGGGGCCGATTGGAAGATGATCTTTGGAGGATGCTCTGCATCTTCATCATGTACTCCCTGTGATCATGGAGgatcaaaatttaaactagCCGAAAAACATTGCGCAGCACTGGAAAATATCATCTGACagcatttttttactattcggtacaatttaatttttgttttgaaaattttttttgggggcaacactaattatttttataggcAACACTGCGATTTTAAGTTACCTTAgatcaaagtttaaattaccaaaaaatattgCGCAGCACTGGAAAACGCCAACTAGCAGCATTTTTTACTACCAGccacattatattttttgtttttaaattttatttttttaggtaacactaattttttactaccaagcacaaaataatttttgttttgaaaatttgttttttaggcAACACtacttttttactaccaagcacaaaataatttttgttttaaaaaattattttttaggcaacactgatttttttataggCAACACGGAGATAATGTTACCTTGCATGGTGAAATGAAGTCTCCACCTCATGTAAGGACTTTGATACATCAGCTTTATTATCTTGGATCTATGGAATGCATTAGGTAAgtaaatgaattaaattaaatatgtaCGTGTGGCCGGTATAgagacagttgttataacacgggtgttctgtttcatacacctcgtgccagcttatgagttaacacgtatgtaactttgtgggtgtttttgtaaattttaccatattttaatgtggcaacgacagttgctataacactggtgttctgtttcatagaccCTGTGTCAGCTTCTAAGTtaacacgtatgtaactttgtgggcacTTATTTTccccatttttttaatgttttgctgacaattttagacaacccattagtgactactgggttggagcaatttacattaattgtcttgcccaaggacacatacacaatggtagcagcattgagccttgaactgACAACCACTGTGCCATGGTATTGTGTTGAAATGTTGGTATTATAATGTTACCTGTCTTTGGCTGTTTGGTTTTCGATTTTGGTGAGATTTTTCTGAGTGATGAAACTGCATTCTATGAAATATTGTGCATGTTATGGTTGAATTACATGTATTTTCCAAAtgctttaccacataatgtgtgaaacatggggtggaatttacacccaacaccccaTACTTTACCCCACAATGTGTAAACATGATgcaaaaaaaggcaaaaaagtaacatgacgcaaaaaaacaaacgcaaaaaaataaaaaaaaataaaataactcaCCTTGCATGATCTAACGCTTGCGCAATCCTCAGATAGGAATTTGAAGATTTTTCAGCGAGCCTCAACAACGACGACCACATTTCTTTATGTTCCATCAAAACACTCTCAGTGACTTTACGCAACTCGCGTTCTTGTGCAACTTGTGATTTTAAttcttctttctcttcttGGTTCTATGGCACAAAGCACAAAAA encodes:
- the zf(c2h2)-65 gene encoding zinc finger and BTB domain-containing protein 44, which translates into the protein MKMSGMSQMLNHREASHAQDSFARLNKLRREGILCDLTILVQGHKFKAHKTVMAACSDYFLNAVCGGKSTASVTVSPAGHMTIEMQYVTMRGFAPLLEYAYSSELRANASDVIDVLSAASYMQMFNVANACSEFMRSNLLWTQGQSRLAALPMLAGRNMLLNGQIHGEHPATAPNPVSRPNGLPEAMSSLLASSAMSGAAINGRNGLSQPPMLIPISSMTPYEVGLHWADTMAGTHNLLSRFVNNQPVTTTRSPPSSISPSSHNSPAAGYDVVTSSAGPRGTEEGTTPSAEAAEKAEEPNSESTYNNNNNNNNNNNEGLLPDKPSTGNNRKSIAVKLEANLDDSANNGTEDGTSSVTTPPPDAEDSWQSLQRLYSFHCKPDSKVESDGDSNETRKNAINEIRNKALGELRSSSLSPSVISSISNAASIKSALDSIPRLDNAVSMVPRLTGLTVQNAILQRQKQIMEQQQQQREGEKLVAELPVVPPSGQYMSVRRRTLQSNVPKPHQCQICGSRFTRFHNLKQHIKLHSGIKPYECDECGKRFTRNYTLRLHKMKHVGIRNFRCGTCDASFTSLGEFRAHLRITMHSHMPINGLNGNSPSLMEPEDLSSAPAPQGVSKFNHFDAALLRYGVGSPGSSGGGAAGEGSTGTISPLGHGAMIPGTGESPERSDRSLSGSPEDLSTKRPLSDIEDKHHESVETIAEYSDHDSTTQESNLDSPKRRKLSGIPLYQESSQTENDEDEPMSLVIDTSRD